The DNA sequence CTCGGGCCGGGGCGCGAAACGAACATGCACTGGGACATCGCCGCGGATGACCCGGGTGAGGTCGGTGCGGCCGACAGGGACATCGTGGGGCAGATAGTCGGTGACCTCGAGTCCCGCCCACCGGGTGCGGACCGTCATGGTGCTGTCGATGTAGCGCTGGCTGAGCGGCAAGGGTGCCGCCTTGCCCGGCTCGATGGGCGGCCCGACCGCGAACTCGCCGGCCTCATCGGTGCCCAGGAGGCTGCCGAACAGTGCGGCGGAGTCTGGTTCGGGGTGGCACATCCAGCAGATCTTGGCGTCGGGCGTGACGAGGGCGACGGTGCGCGGTGACGCGAGCATCGTGAGTCGCTCGATGGGGACCGCATTGCCGCCGCGGAGCCAGGTGCGTCGTTCCTCGACCAGGAAGGCCAACGCGGTGGCGACTTGCTCGGTGTCGTCCACGCGGTACGCGGCCAGCGAGTCGCCCTCACCGACCTTGACACCCAGATCGGGTCCGTGCAGTCGCAGGAACGCCTTCTCGTCGGTGACATCGTCGCCGAAGAAGACCGCGGCGCTGGCCCCGGCCTCGTGACGCAGGATGTCGAGCGCCTGACCTTTGTCGGTGATGATCACGGCCAGTTCGATGACCGACTTGCCCTCGGTGACCTGTACCCCGTCCCAGGTGGCCGGTCCGGTGCGGGCACGATGCAGCGCGGCGTCGGCGTCGGTCTTGGAGGCGTTGCGCACATGCAGCGCGGTGCTCGCCGGCTTGGCCTCTACCGTGACGCCCTCGTAGTCGGCCGCGATCGCACGGAACTCGACGACGAGGGTGTCGAGGAGTTCGTGGGCAGCCGGGGTGATCTCGTGCACGAAGCCGATGTCGAACTCACTGCCGTGACTACCGACCAGGTGCACCTCGGCAGGCAGCCGCGACAGGGTCGCGAGATCGCGGAGGGCGCGGCCGGAGATCACGGCTGCGGTGGTGCTGTCGAGCTCGGCCAGCGCACGCATGGCGCGCACCGAGTCGGTGTTGGGGCGGGCGTCCTCAGGCCTGGAGACGATCGGGGCCATGCAGCCGTCGTAGTCCGAGGCGACCAGCAGCCGGGGCATACGTGCGATGGTTTTGAGGGCGCGACGCAATTCCGGGTCGAGGTCTTGTGCACTCACTCAGCGAGTTTAAGACCGTCGACCCCTGTGGCGTCCAATCCGTCCTGCCATGGACCGATAAATGCTGCGTTCGTCACACTTCTTCGACCAGATCGATGCGACGGTCGCCGCTCGACATGGTCTCGGGGTCGGCACCGAGTGCTCCGAGGAAACTCTCGGCCCACCGCTGGACGTCATGTGCGAGCACCTGCCTGCGCAGCGCCCGCATCCGACGCCGACCCTCGTCCGGGTCTTGCTCGAGGGCGGCGACGATCGCGTTCTTGACACCTTCGGTGTCGTACGGATTGGCTTGGAACGCCTGACGCAATTCGGCTGCCGCGCCGGTGAACTCACTGAGCACCAGCGCCCCACCGAGGTCGCTGCGGCAGGCGACGTACTCCTTGGCGACCAGGTTCATGCCGTCGCGCAGCGGCGTGATCAGCATGACGTCGGCGGCCACGAAGAAGGCGATCAGGTCTTCGCGGGGAACCGGCTGGTGCAAGTACTGGATGACCGGGTGCCCCACACGTCCGTAGGTGCCGTTGATGTTGCCCACCAACTGTTCGATCTCGCCGCGCATCTTGATGTAGCTGTCGACCCGCTCGCGGCTGGGCGTCGCCAGCTGCAACATGGTGACCTCGTTGGGGTCGACCCGGCCTTCTTCGAAGAGTTCGGACAGCGCCTGCAGCCGGACGTCGATGCCCTTGGTGTAGTCGAGGCGGTCGACTCCGAGCAGTACCTTCTTCGGGCTGCCCAGCTCCTCCCGGATCTCGACGGCGCGTTTGCGGATCTCTTTGGTCTTGGCCTGGGTGTCGAGTTCGCCGGAGTCGATCGAGATGGGGAATGCACCCACCCGGACCGTGCGGAAACCGACCTGGACCACGCCGAACTTGGAGCGGACGCCGACCTGGCCCTTGGAAGTCGCCTGTCCGGCCAGCCGCCGCGCGAGGTACAAGAAGTTCTGCGCGCCGCCGGGAAGGTGGAACCCGATCAGGTCGGCGCCGAGCAGACCCTCGATGATCTCGGTGCGCCACGGCATCTGCATGAACAGTTCGACCGGCGGGAACGGGATGTGCAGGAAGAAGCCGATCCGGAGATCGGGACGCAGCATGCGCAGCATCTTCGGCACCAGTTGCAACTGGTAGTCCTGGATCCAGACCAACGCGCCCTCGGCGGCCGCCTCGGACGCTGCCTCGGCGAACCTGCGGTTGATGGCGACGTAGCTGTTCCACCAGGTGCGGTTGTACTCGGGTTTGACGATGACGTCGTGGTACAGCGGCCAGAGGGTGGCGTTGGAGAAACCCTCGTAGTAGTCGGCGATCTCCTGCGCGGTCAGTGATACGGCGTAGAGCTGAAGTCCTTCGACCTCGGGGTGTTCTGCGGCGTCGGCCACACCCGACCACCCGACCCACGCGCCCGTCTGCGACCGCAGGATCGGTTCCAGGGCGGTGACCAGACCACCCGGACTGCGCTTCCAGCGCACGGTGCCATCCGCGAGCGTCTCTTTGTCTACCGGCAGGCGATTCGCGACTACAACGAAATCGGCGCGGGTATCGGACTCATTCGATCGCTGCGGAGTCACGAATCAGGCTTCGCCCGGCGCGATTCCGAGCATTGCCAGCAACATCCGGCATTCGTCGGCGTCGGTGGCGTATGCCGCGACAACGCGTCGTGCGGAGTTGGCGGTCTCGTCGGCGACGGGCTCCAGATCCTCGTCTGCGAGGTCAGTCTTATCGCTGGTCTTGGCAGGCATGGCGACCATAATACCTGCTCAGTTTTGACGTTCGGTCATGCCGGGGCGCGCTTGGATCTGATGCATCGGCTCGGTGGCGGCGTCGGGATCGGGCTCTGGTTCTTCGGTCAGACGACCGGGCCGAATGGCCGAGCGGGCGGTCAACAGAACCCGTGTCGGTTTGGTGGGGATACGAGGCCGTCGCAGGGTGCGTGCGATGAACTCGCCGAGGGTCACGCCGGCCGCCAGACTCACGCCCGTACCCACCGCGGCCGCCAAGGCCGTGAAGCCGTCCACGGTCTGGTCGCCCAGGATTCCGTAGAGGCCGCGATAGATCGCCAGACCTGGGAGCAGCGGTGTGATGCCTGCGACCGCGACCACAAGCGGCGGGGTCACCGCTCGGCGGGCCAGCAGACCACCGACCAGCCCGACCAGGGCTGCGGCGAATCCGGCCGAGATGACCGAGCCGATGCTGAAGTGTTCGGCTGCCGCGACCACCGCGGCACCGAGGGCACCGCCGAAGAAGGCGGTGGAGAGTGCGCGGCGCTCGGCGTAACTGGCGAGCGCGAAAGCGGCCGCGGCCAGACCGCCTGCGACGACGCGCGTCGGAGTGGTGGCCAGGTCGAATGACGTGGAGGTGGTGATGGTCGGCAGGTAGATGCCCGTGCCTTCGAGGGCGCGGATCGCGATACCGACACCGCTGATGATGCCGCCGGTCATGATCATCAGTTCGAAGAACCGGGCGGCGCCGGTGATGGGCGCGCCGGTGATGGCGTCCTGCACCGAACCCACCAACGACAAACCGGACAGGAGCACGATGACGCCGGCCGCGATGACCTGGGACGGAGCGATGTCGACGCCGAGGGTGTCCTGATACTGGAACACCAGCGCAGCCGGGATCACCGCGATGAATCCGCCGGTGACCTGCTGGAAGAACAGCGGCGTGCCGATCTTGTTGAGCAGCCGATTGGTCCGGTCGATGACCGCGGTGGTGATGAAGGCGACCACGGCCACGAGCCAGCCACCTCCCAGGAGCACCGACAGCGACGCTGCCATCGATGACCAGGCCAGCGTTGCTATCCAGCGACGGTACGGGTGCGGCGCGGCGATGATCGAGTCGATGACCTCGTGCGCTTCGCCCGGATCGATGGCGCGACTGCGGATCTTGCGGACCAGGCGGTCGACCGCGGCCAGCCGGGTGAAGTCGAGTGAGCGGTAGTGCACCGTCCTCATCGCGGTCACGGGCGGCATCGATGCGCCGCGACGGGCACTGACCCAGATGGTGTTGTACGTGACGTCCACTTCGCAGTTCTCGACGCCGTACATGCTCGCGACGAACCGCACCTGGGTCTGGGTGTCGATCGCGCCGGTTCCGGAGTCGAGCAGCACCGCACCGACCTTGATCGCCAGATCCAGGACTTCGGTGACGGCGCCGTCGTCGGTGAGGTCGATCGGCCGACGTGGGGACACCGCCGGTTCGAACGGTTCGATGGTGTCGATCGTCGCTCGGTGGTTCCCGACGAGGCGGCCCGCAAGAGTCGCGATATACTCGCGCACGCAGTTTGCCTCCTTAGCTCAGTGGTAGAGCACTCGCCTTGTAAGCGAGCGGTCGTCAGTTCAATCCTGACAGGGGGCTCCAACGATGCGGGTGCCCCGACGGGGGCGCATCGACCTCCCGGAGACAGGGTAGGGCGACCACCTGAGGACCACCAAAGTCGCCAGATCTCCCGGTCTGACGATGTGGATGGAAGTGGTCTGGGTCACCCGAAATATGGCCCGCCTGAAGACGTTTCCCACGGAAATGTGGTCCGGCTGTTCGGCTGGCCTGCGTCAGATGTCGAGGCGTCGCGGTTCTGGCCTCATCTCCGACGAACCGCTGCGACCACCACGTCGTGGAGCTGAACATCTCGCCCGTCGGGCCCGGTGATCGATCGGTGGGTTTCGCGGGCGGTCGAGATCTCCCACTCGGTCGGGTTCAGCTGGGCAGTGATGTCGGCAGCGCGCACGGAGGCCGACTCCGGCGGCTGGCCATCTGCGTCGTGATGGCCGTGGCCGGCATCGTGCGAGGCGGCCCCGCCGTGGTGGTTGTGGTGGAGGTGCCCGACGATGAACAGCATGCCGCCGGGGGCGACCCAGTCGGCGATGCGGCGATAGAAGTCCAGCTGCGGTATCGCGGGGTGTGCGTAGTGCGTGGTGACCAGGTCGTAGCGGGCTTCGGGTTCCCAGGTGGACAGGTCGGCCTCGACCCATCGCATCCGATCGGCAACTCCCGCCCGCGTCGCCTTCTCGGCAGCGCGGGCCAGGGCCTCGACGGCGATGTCGGCGCCCGTCACCTGCCAGCCACGCGTTGCCAGCCACACTGCTTCGGTGCCGCCGCCACAGCCCGCGTCGAGAGCGGTCCCGGGCGTCAGGCCCGCAACCTCGTGTGTCAGGTGTGGGTTGGGCGTGCCGGCCGCCATCGCCGTGGCTCGGTCGCCTTGCCAGATCTCATCCCAGTACTTCTTGTCGAACGAGTGCGTCATTGTGCTCTTTTCTCGGGTTGCCGGTGCCGGTTGCGCGGTGGCACCGGATTGCTTGATGGTGCGATGGCGACGTTGTAATCGCAAGGTTCGTTGCCGAATGGCAAAGTGCATGAACATGGACCCTTCAACCGATCGCACTCTCGACGCCGTGGGGTCGCGGCTCAAGCAACTTCGGCAGCACCGCGACCTCACCCTGATCGATCTCGCCGAGGAGACGGGGATTTCGACGAGCACCTTGTCCAGACTCGAGGCCGGCTTGCGGCGGCCGACACTGGAGCAGCTGTTACCGCTGGCCCGGTCCTATGGGGTCACGTTGGACGAGCTCGTCGACGCACCACCGACCGGAGACCCGCGAGTCAACATGCGTCCGATCCCTACGAACGACGGTTCCACCGTGGTTCCGCTGACCCGCCGGCCAGGAGGCATCCAGGCGTACAAGTTCGTCCTGCCCGCCGGACGTGACGACGTCGAACCGGATCTGCGAAGCCATGAGGGTTACGACTGGGCATTTGTTCTCAACGGACGACTCCGACTCATACTCGGCGAGCACGACCTCATCCTCGAGCCCGGAGAGGCTGCCGAGTTCGACACCCGCACCCCGCATTGGTTCGGTGCGACGAGCTCCGGCCCGGTGGAGTTCCTCAGCCTCGTCGGCAAACAGGGGAGCGCGCGCACGTGCGTGCTGCGCCCAGACGCCAGGAACCCGACCGGGCGTGAACAGCCCGTGTGTGCGCTGTGTTCAAACAGGCGGTACAAGAAGTACAGTGCTCGAAGTTCCCTGGGAAGGCGCACATGACCGCAATGGATGGTGACGCTGCGCTGACTTCAGCGATCCGCCGGCGTCTGGGTGGGCGTCATCCGACCGTGGTAGTGGCTTCGGTCGGGCCCCACGGGCTGTCACTGGCCTCCACAGGGACCACCACCACAGCCGACCTGGAGATCGGCTCGATTTCCAAAGCGCTCACCGGATTGTTGTACGCGGAGGCATGCTCGCGCGGGGAGGTGACACCCGAGACAACACTGGGAACACTGCTTCCGTTGACGGACAAGGAGATCGGCGCGATCACGCTCGGATCGCTCAGTACACATCGATCTGGACTGCCTCGGCTGCCTGCGGGCATGAACCCGCTCGGTCGCACCGTGAAGATGTGGACGCAAGGTGCCTCGCCGTACGGTGAGACCCTCGAGGAGCTCCTCGCGCAGGTACGCGACACCACACTGAGGTCGCCGAAGGTGAGATACTCCAATCTTGGGTTTCAGCTACTCGGGCATTCGCTGGCACAGGCCGCCGGCCAGAGTTTCCAGACGTTGTTGGGTGATCGTCTTGCCCGGCCGCTCGGACTCGAGAACACCTACGCCCCATACACACCGGCCGAATTGACCTCGGACGCCGTGGTCGGCCGAAGCCGGTTCGGCCGGGTTCAGCAACCCTGGACGGGGGAGGCCATCGCACCCGCCGGCGGCGTCCGGGCGTCCATCGCGGACATGGGTCGCCTCGTGTGCGCTCTGCTCGACGAATCTTCCCCGGGCATGGCAGCGCTCGATCCGGTTGCCACGCTGATGGGTCCGGCGCGCATCGGTGCCGGCTGGATGACCCTCGACGTGAAGGGCCGAAAGATCACCTGGCACAACGGAGCAACGGGCGGTTTCGCAAGCTGGATCGGGGTGGACCGTGCCGCCGGGACAGGCGTGGTGATCGTGTCCGCAACCGCGGTGTCGGTGGACAAGCACGGGTTCGCCTTGCTCCGGGAACTCACCGACGATTCACCGCGCCGCTCGGACTGATCAACGTGTCACAGTGGTGACGTGGATCTTGTCAGGCATCTGAGGTTCTTTGTCGCCGTCGCCGAGGAGGGTCATTTCGGGCACGCTGCCGCTCGCCTGCAGATGACCCAGCCTCCCGTGTCGCAGGGCTTGCGTCGCCTGGAGAAGGAACTCGGGGTGGAACTCATCCGTCGGAGCACTCAGGGCGCCGAACTGACCAGTGCGGGCCGGGATCTGCTGCCGCGGGCGCGTGTCCTGGTTGATGACGCCGAACGGTTTGTCGGCGAGGCCCGTCGACTTCGGGGGCACCACGATGTCCTGAGATGCGGGTTGCCGAGCGACCTCGACCCTGCGATCGCGGCCGCGTGCGCTGTCTCCCTTGGCCGCCTGCGCCCCGACCATCATTTCCGGATGACCACCGCGTCCATCATCGACCTCGTCAAGGATGTCCGCGCCGGTCTCCTCGATTGCGCGGTGGTCGAACACCCTTCCGTGGTCGAAGGTCTCGATGCGGGACCGGCCACCCGGATACCGCGTTCCTTTCTCGTGCCTGCGGATCACCCGGTGGCCAAGGCGAAGAAGCCGACGGTGCGGATGCTCGATGGGCTGGCCTGTGCCCATGCTCCGCGGGCCACCAACCCGCCGGCCTTCGACTTGCTGATCGACACGCTGCACGTGCGCGGTCTCGATCCGGTTGTGCTGCCCACGCATTCGGCAGGTGAACTGGTGGCAGCAGTCGCCTGTGGGGAAGCCTTCGCTCTGGCAACGGGCACCTCACAGGTCCGCGGGGTCAAGCGCGTGGCGATGATCCCGGACGACGTGGCGTTGCGCCTGCGCACAGTTCGCCGCCCGGGCACGGCCCAGCCCGCGGTCGACGCAATCGAATCGGCTCTCTGGAAGCTCGCGCGGTGAGCGGCCCGGCTCCGGATGCGGACGCGTCGAGGCATCTGAGCGAGGTCTTCGCTGATGCCGGATGCGCCGGATGGGTACATGCCAGGACGATCGGCCGGGCGGTCGAGCGGGAATTCGGCTGGGCGGCAGACGATCCCGTCGTGATGGCATCGGTATACAAGCTGCCGCTCCTGCTTGCTCTGTGTGACCTGGCCGAGATCGGGCAGATCGACCTGACTGCCACGGTGGTGGTCGACCCGGCGGATTGGGCGGTGGGGCCCACGGGTATCGCGACCTTGCACGACCCGGTGACATTGAGCTGGCGTGACTTGGCCGTACAGATGATGGTGATCTCCGACAACGCGGCAGCCGACGTGATCCTCGACCGGGTGGGACTACCGCGGGTGCAGGAGAAACTCGATGCGCTCGGCCTGACCGAGACCAGGGTGGTCGGTGGCATGGCGGAACTGCAACAACAACTGGTCCGGGAAACGGGCACCAACACTGTGGTGGAGGCGTTCTCGGTGCTCGCCGACGCAGACCGGACGATGACCGTCACGGCCTACGACCCGGCGCTTGCCAGCGCGACGACGCCCCGCGACGCCACACGTCTGTTGCAACTCATCTGGACCGATCAGGCGGTATCGGCACAGATGAGCGAGTTCGTTCGGTCAACGATGCGTAAACAGGCCTGGCAACAACGTCTTTCGTCGGGGTTCCCGTTGGGCGTGGCAACCATCGCGGGTAAGACCGGCACACTCGGCGCCATCCGCAACGAGATCGCCGTTGTCGAATATCCCGGCGAACATCCGATCGCGGTTGCCGTCTTCACGCTGGCAGCCAGAGCGGAACTGTCACTGCCGACGGTGGAGGCAGCCGTCGGGCGAGCTGCGCGAATCGCGGTGACGGCAGTGCGGAGCCCGCTCTGACACGGTGATCGTCACGGGTTCTGCCACGCCCGATAGCGATTCGCTATCGGCTGCGGAGGCGATGCGACATTGCCGGGCCGCGGCCCGCCTGCTTGAGTCGGAGCGTGGACGAAAAACACCGGTCGCCCCTCTTGCGTCGAATCATTCCGTTGATCCTGTTTGCTCTTGTCGGTTCGAGCTGTACATGGCTGAGTGACGACCCCGAAGACACTTTTGGCGATTTCGCCTCAGCCCTCAGTGGGCGGCACGTCGGCGACGCCGCCGAACTGACCACCGATCCTGCTGCGGCAACCACTGCGATCAATGACATGTTCGAGGGGCTCGGCGACGGGGCGAAGGTGGTGGTCACCGCGGACGATGTGGAGTCCGATGGGAGCGACGGGCGCCTGACCATGGCATGGAACTTCGGGCCGGGGAAGGATCTCCGGTACGAGACTCGCGGCAGGACAGTCGAATCCGATGGCGATCGGAAGCTGGTCTGGGATCCGACGCTGCTGCACGACAACATGCTTCCCGGTTCGACATTCCGGTATTCGGACGACAAAGATCTGATGACGCCGGTGGTGGACCGCGGTGGAGCGGCGCTCCTCGAGTGGCAGACGGTCGGAGTGGTCACCGTGCGGCGCGACGCCGTTGATGCAGCATCCACCGCATTGGCCAGGGCGCTGCGCCGGTTCGATGCATCCATCACGGAGATGTCCATCCGGACGGCTGCGGAGCAGCAGCAGGGCGATGCCGTCACCGTCATCACGCTCCGGGAAGACGACGTCGAGGCCGTTCGTGCGCAGCTCGAACCGATCGAGGGCGTCACGATCGTGGATCAGGGGAAGCTGTTGACCACCGACCGCGCCTTGCGGTCGCCGGTTCTGGGCGACATCGAACGTACCTGGAACGACGTGATCACCGAACGCGCCGGATGGTCGGTGTCGTTGGTGGATGCCGAGGGCAACGCCATCGATCAGCTCACGGCGGTGCCACCCCGAGCAACCGAGCCGCTGCAGCTGTCCATCGATCGGCGTCTGCAGCTGCTCGCGCAACGGGCTGTGGCCACCCGATCCGAACCGACTGCGTTGGTGGCCATGTCGACAAACGCCGGAGGAATCCTCGCGGTCGCACAGAACGCCGCGGCTGATCGGGAAGGTGCGATTGCGCTCAGCGGACTGTATCCACCGGGTTCGACATTCAAGACGGTGACCACCGCGGCAGCGTTGTCCGAGGGGATCGCGACACCGCAGACACCGCTGCCGTGCCCGGGACGCGCCACCATCGAAGGCCGGACCATTCCGAACGAAGACGACTTCGATCTCGGGACGGTGCCACTGACCACTGCATTCGCCCGGTCGTGCAACACCACCATGGCGGGGCTCTCGAACCGCCTCGGGGCCGATGCGCTCCCGGCGACCGCCACCCGGTTCGGCATCGGCGTGGACTTCGTGGTCCCGGGGATCACCACGGTCACCGGCACGGTGCCACGTGCCGACAGCGCGGCTCTGCGGGTGGAGAACGGTATCGGTCAGGGCAAGGTCACCGCCTCGCCGTTCGGCATGGCTGTCGCCGAAGCGAGTCTCGGACATGGGTCGATGGTTCTCCCAACCCTCATCTCCGGTAGACCGACCACGGCCAGCGTGAAGCCGGAGCCATTGGATCCCGAGGTTGTCGAAGCCTTACGCGCGATGATGCGCCAGACCGTGTCGACGGGTACCGCCTCCCAGCTCAGCGACATCGACGGGTTGGGGGGCAAGACCGGTACCGCGGAGTACGGCGACAACACCCGTTCTCACGGGTGGTTCGCCGGGATCGTCGGCGACATCGCCTTTGCGTCCCTGGTCGTCGGTGGCAACAGCTCTGCCCCGGCCGTGGCGGTCGCCGGTGAATTCCTTCGACCTGCGGCCGGCCGGTGACGAACCGACCCGTCCTAGTCCAGGAATCTCGCGCGGACTTCTGGAGAGGGGAGCGGGCAGGTGTCGAGCTTTCCGAATACGCGGTATCGGATGGCCGCGAAGCCGTCATAGAGCCGGTCTCGCACGGGGCGGGGGATCGCCCGGGCGACCTTCAGCCACCGCCATGGCCGGTCGGCATGGGTGATCACGCGCAGAGCAGCGTCGGACCGCACCGCCACGCGCTCGTCACTCGTGCCCGGGTTGTCCACGTAGACAACCGAGTCGACCCCTGTCAGTTCCGGATGCCGTTCGATGACACCGCGCGCGAAGTCACCTTCCAGGGCGGCGAAGCGTAGTTCCCCTCGACGGTCGACGCGGAGGAGGAATTGCACTGCGTGGTTGCAGAATCCGCAGACCCCGTCGTACAGGACCACTGGTTGCTCAGGCATCGAGCCCTCCTTCGAGACGACACAGGCCGGCACAGTCGACCCTACTGAATCGGTTGCTTCTGTCGGTGGTCGGCCGCTCGGGGACGATTGCAAAAATTATGCGGCGCAGGTGAAGAGTGAGCGTGTCCGTCTTGGGCCGAAAAAAATACCTCTTGTCGCAACGTAAGGACGTGCTCCATGCTCTCTCGCTTCCGACGATTCGCCGCCATCCTTGTGGTGGGCGCAGCACTGTCGACCGGGGTGCTCGTGCCATCCGGCTCAGCGTCGGCGCACCCTGTTGCGCCGGGAGCGCAGTTCAAATACTTCAATATCCATATGCGCTCACCCGACGGAGGCGCAGGTGGCGTGCACTGCGTCAAGAACCAACCCTTTGGACGCGAGGGCAGTCGATGTGATGCACACGGCTATTACGACAACAGTCAAGCTGCGGGATTCGTGAACGTCGATGGTGGGGTTGTCTACGACAGCGACGGCCACGGCGGCACGTACCTCAAGTTCTATACCAAGGCCGGCGAAGTGATCGAGGGCAACATTCCGTCCCGCGGTTCCGCCGACTTCACGATCTCGAGTTTCAGCTCCCCGGCGTTCGGCGTCTTGGCCCGCACCGGCCAGAAGCTGTACCTAGATGTGAGAACCACCGACAACGGCCAGACCACCGGTGACCGGTGGGTCGACTTCTATCTTCATGGCGACCTCGTGATCAACACCCCGGTCGGTGGCGGCTACTTCGAGGGTCTCCTCGATGACTTCCTGGAGGGCGTCAGCGGCGCATTCGGTAGCAGCTGAGCGGTCCGTGGCGTCGGCCCTGCGGTCTCGTTCCCGACCAGATCAACGGTCGAGCCGGGACCGGCCTCAGTAGTCGAGGACGACCAGCGCCGGTGTCGGTCATGCTTGTTTGTCAACCACTTCCAGCAACTGCATCATGCCGTGGTCCTCGTGGAAGAGGATGTGGCAGTGCATGACGAACTGGCCCGTGAAGTCCTCGAATCGGTGGCGGATGGTGAGTGTTCCGAACGGCGGGAGCATGGCCGTGTCCCGGTAGTGCTGCTGATCGACCGGTTGGTCGTTGATCGCCACCACCTGAAAGTCGTTGACGTGGATGTGAACTGGGTGAGGCTCGTAGGTGCGGTTGATGAAATGCCACTCCTCGGTGTCGCCGAGAGTCATCGTTTCGTTGACCACATGGTGGTCGAACATTGCGCCGTTGATGTAGTACATGAAGTGTTCGGTGTCGCCGGTTCCGCGCGGTTCCATCTCCTCGAAGACGAACTCCCGT is a window from the Williamsia sp. DF01-3 genome containing:
- a CDS encoding serine hydrolase is translated as MSGPAPDADASRHLSEVFADAGCAGWVHARTIGRAVEREFGWAADDPVVMASVYKLPLLLALCDLAEIGQIDLTATVVVDPADWAVGPTGIATLHDPVTLSWRDLAVQMMVISDNAAADVILDRVGLPRVQEKLDALGLTETRVVGGMAELQQQLVRETGTNTVVEAFSVLADADRTMTVTAYDPALASATTPRDATRLLQLIWTDQAVSAQMSEFVRSTMRKQAWQQRLSSGFPLGVATIAGKTGTLGAIRNEIAVVEYPGEHPIAVAVFTLAARAELSLPTVEAAVGRAARIAVTAVRSPL
- a CDS encoding threonine/serine exporter ThrE family protein, whose protein sequence is MREYIATLAGRLVGNHRATIDTIEPFEPAVSPRRPIDLTDDGAVTEVLDLAIKVGAVLLDSGTGAIDTQTQVRFVASMYGVENCEVDVTYNTIWVSARRGASMPPVTAMRTVHYRSLDFTRLAAVDRLVRKIRSRAIDPGEAHEVIDSIIAAPHPYRRWIATLAWSSMAASLSVLLGGGWLVAVVAFITTAVIDRTNRLLNKIGTPLFFQQVTGGFIAVIPAALVFQYQDTLGVDIAPSQVIAAGVIVLLSGLSLVGSVQDAITGAPITGAARFFELMIMTGGIISGVGIAIRALEGTGIYLPTITTSTSFDLATTPTRVVAGGLAAAAFALASYAERRALSTAFFGGALGAAVVAAAEHFSIGSVISAGFAAALVGLVGGLLARRAVTPPLVVAVAGITPLLPGLAIYRGLYGILGDQTVDGFTALAAAVGTGVSLAAGVTLGEFIARTLRRPRIPTKPTRVLLTARSAIRPGRLTEEPEPDPDAATEPMHQIQARPGMTERQN
- a CDS encoding LysR family transcriptional regulator translates to MDLVRHLRFFVAVAEEGHFGHAAARLQMTQPPVSQGLRRLEKELGVELIRRSTQGAELTSAGRDLLPRARVLVDDAERFVGEARRLRGHHDVLRCGLPSDLDPAIAAACAVSLGRLRPDHHFRMTTASIIDLVKDVRAGLLDCAVVEHPSVVEGLDAGPATRIPRSFLVPADHPVAKAKKPTVRMLDGLACAHAPRATNPPAFDLLIDTLHVRGLDPVVLPTHSAGELVAAVACGEAFALATGTSQVRGVKRVAMIPDDVALRLRTVRRPGTAQPAVDAIESALWKLAR
- a CDS encoding penicillin-binding transpeptidase domain-containing protein encodes the protein MDEKHRSPLLRRIIPLILFALVGSSCTWLSDDPEDTFGDFASALSGRHVGDAAELTTDPAAATTAINDMFEGLGDGAKVVVTADDVESDGSDGRLTMAWNFGPGKDLRYETRGRTVESDGDRKLVWDPTLLHDNMLPGSTFRYSDDKDLMTPVVDRGGAALLEWQTVGVVTVRRDAVDAASTALARALRRFDASITEMSIRTAAEQQQGDAVTVITLREDDVEAVRAQLEPIEGVTIVDQGKLLTTDRALRSPVLGDIERTWNDVITERAGWSVSLVDAEGNAIDQLTAVPPRATEPLQLSIDRRLQLLAQRAVATRSEPTALVAMSTNAGGILAVAQNAAADREGAIALSGLYPPGSTFKTVTTAAALSEGIATPQTPLPCPGRATIEGRTIPNEDDFDLGTVPLTTAFARSCNTTMAGLSNRLGADALPATATRFGIGVDFVVPGITTVTGTVPRADSAALRVENGIGQGKVTASPFGMAVAEASLGHGSMVLPTLISGRPTTASVKPEPLDPEVVEALRAMMRQTVSTGTASQLSDIDGLGGKTGTAEYGDNTRSHGWFAGIVGDIAFASLVVGGNSSAPAVAVAGEFLRPAAGR
- a CDS encoding trehalose-6-phosphate synthase; translation: MTPQRSNESDTRADFVVVANRLPVDKETLADGTVRWKRSPGGLVTALEPILRSQTGAWVGWSGVADAAEHPEVEGLQLYAVSLTAQEIADYYEGFSNATLWPLYHDVIVKPEYNRTWWNSYVAINRRFAEAASEAAAEGALVWIQDYQLQLVPKMLRMLRPDLRIGFFLHIPFPPVELFMQMPWRTEIIEGLLGADLIGFHLPGGAQNFLYLARRLAGQATSKGQVGVRSKFGVVQVGFRTVRVGAFPISIDSGELDTQAKTKEIRKRAVEIREELGSPKKVLLGVDRLDYTKGIDVRLQALSELFEEGRVDPNEVTMLQLATPSRERVDSYIKMRGEIEQLVGNINGTYGRVGHPVIQYLHQPVPREDLIAFFVAADVMLITPLRDGMNLVAKEYVACRSDLGGALVLSEFTGAAAELRQAFQANPYDTEGVKNAIVAALEQDPDEGRRRMRALRRQVLAHDVQRWAESFLGALGADPETMSSGDRRIDLVEEV
- a CDS encoding serine hydrolase encodes the protein MTAMDGDAALTSAIRRRLGGRHPTVVVASVGPHGLSLASTGTTTTADLEIGSISKALTGLLYAEACSRGEVTPETTLGTLLPLTDKEIGAITLGSLSTHRSGLPRLPAGMNPLGRTVKMWTQGASPYGETLEELLAQVRDTTLRSPKVRYSNLGFQLLGHSLAQAAGQSFQTLLGDRLARPLGLENTYAPYTPAELTSDAVVGRSRFGRVQQPWTGEAIAPAGGVRASIADMGRLVCALLDESSPGMAALDPVATLMGPARIGAGWMTLDVKGRKITWHNGATGGFASWIGVDRAAGTGVVIVSATAVSVDKHGFALLRELTDDSPRRSD
- a CDS encoding bifunctional 2-polyprenyl-6-hydroxyphenol methylase/3-demethylubiquinol 3-O-methyltransferase UbiG is translated as MTHSFDKKYWDEIWQGDRATAMAAGTPNPHLTHEVAGLTPGTALDAGCGGGTEAVWLATRGWQVTGADIAVEALARAAEKATRAGVADRMRWVEADLSTWEPEARYDLVTTHYAHPAIPQLDFYRRIADWVAPGGMLFIVGHLHHNHHGGAASHDAGHGHHDADGQPPESASVRAADITAQLNPTEWEISTARETHRSITGPDGRDVQLHDVVVAAVRRR
- a CDS encoding thiol-disulfide oxidoreductase DCC family protein, with the protein product MPEQPVVLYDGVCGFCNHAVQFLLRVDRRGELRFAALEGDFARGVIERHPELTGVDSVVYVDNPGTSDERVAVRSDAALRVITHADRPWRWLKVARAIPRPVRDRLYDGFAAIRYRVFGKLDTCPLPSPEVRARFLD